Part of the Chloroflexota bacterium genome is shown below.
GAACTTCCCAGCCGGGTATTTGATGTGGGCATCTGCGAACAGCACGCGGTGACCTTTGCCGCTGGCCTCGCCACTCAGGGATTCGTGCCTATTGTGGCCATCTATTCCACTTTCTTACAGCGTGCCTTCGATCAGATACTCCACGATGTTTGCCTCCAGGAATTGCCGGTGGTTTTTGTTATCGACCGCAGCGGCATCGTAGCTGATGATGGCAAGACCCACCAGGGTAGTTTCGATCTTTCATATCTTGGCTGTGTTCCAAACCTGATAGTCTCTGCTCCCAAGGACGAGAATGAACTTCAGCACCTTGTCTACACTGCCGTAAGGGCGAATCGGCCCATGGCGATCCGCTACCCCAAAGGCCCGGGGCCAGGAGCGGACTTGGACAAGAGGCTGCGGGAATTTCATATCGGCAAAGGAGAGCTTCTTCAGGATGGAGAAGATGTAGCCATTCTAGCCCTAGGCGCCATGGTATACCCTGCGCTGGAGGCAGCCAGGGAGCTACAAAAGGTGGGGGTGGGATGCCGGGTCATTAATGCGCGCTTCGCTAAGCCTTTGGACTCCGACCTCATCCTGGGTGCAGCTAGAGAGACCAAGAGGGTGGTCACTATAGAGGAGAATTCCGTTGTCGGAGGGTTTGGCAGCGCGGTGTTGCAATTACTGGAAAGCTCCAAGATGCAGGGTGGTACGGTGAAATGCCTGGGGCTTCCTGATGCGTTTATAGAGCATGGCAGCCAGTCACTCCTTCGTGCCAACTACGGTCTTGATGCTTCGGGGATAGCCCATCAGGTTCTGGCATCTTTCCCTGAGCTTGCCAGAGTCGCTGGAAGGAAAAGCCTGGTAGTCAGTCCCTCCTCTTCAAAGTGAAAACTCCGCACATTTCAAGACCAGGGTTACCGGAGAGTTAGATGTCCTTACCAGACTCATTCTCTCGCTATCAGGATGAACTGGAAGCCGAGCTCAGGGCAGTTGTCGATGCAGGTCGGTCACCATTGTATAACATTATGCGCTACCACTTGGGGTGGATCGACGAGAAGGGTCAGAATCGGCGAGGCGCAGGGAAGATGGCACGCCCTACCCTTTGCCTGTTGGCATGTGAGGTGGTGGGGGGTGACTGGCGTTCTGCACTTCCAGCCGCCGCCGCGGTCGAGCTTATTCATAATTTCTCGCTGATCCACGATGATATACAGGACAGAAGCCGGGAGCGGCGGAATCGAGTTGCAGTGTGGAAGCTGTGGGGAGAAGCACAGGGGATAAACGCCGGCGATGCGATGTATGCGCTGGCACAACTCGCCTTGCTCAGGCTAGAAAGAAAGAGCACCCCTCTTGAGAAGATTATCCTCCTTTCAAGGGGGTTGGCCCAGGCCAGCGTTGAACTCTGCGAGGGGCAGTACCTGGACGTTGCCTATGAAGGTCGTCTTGACACCGATACTGAGCATTATCTGGACATGATTGATAAGAAGACGGCTCGTCTTTTCGAAACCTCCCTGTGCTTTGGCGCTATCCTGGGAACGGACAATCAGGCACAGATTTCGGCTCTTGGCTCCTTCGGCAGGAATCTGGGCATGGCCTTCCAGGTGCACAATGACCTGCAAGGTATCTGTGGTGGGAAGGGAGCCGGGAGGTCCTTCTACACTGACATCAGGAATAGGAAGAAGACGCTGCCTATAATATATGCCTTGCAGAGAGTAGACGCCGGGGAAAAGGAGAGGCTGGTCGAGCTCTATGGCAGACCAAGAATACCAGCCAAGGATGTCCCTTTTGTGATGGGACTCCTTAGCTCTACGGGTGCCCGAGGATATGCGGAGAAGATCAAGGAGCAGTATCATCTTCAGGCTCTGAAAGACCTGGCGAGAGCTGTGATTCCTCCGTCATTCCAGCAGCAGCTAAGAGAGGTGGCTGCTTTCTTACTTCAAGAGGATCAATTGATTGAAACCATCAGTCACGAAGGGATGCGGAAACCATCTGGCCTGGCGAAAAGAGGATAATATGGAGGTAATTCCCGCTATTGATCTCAAAGGGGGCAAATGCGTCCGCCTTTATCAGGGGGACTACAGGCAGGAAACCGTTTTCTCTGATGACCCTGTGGGAATGGCACGACACTGGTCTTCCTTGGGGGCACTGAGGTTGCACTTGGTTGACCTTGACGGTGCTGCCAAAGGCGAACCATGTCACACGCCCGTCATCAGCGAAATAGCGAAGGCGATCCACATCCCTGTTCAGGTAGGCGGCGGTATCCGCCGCATGGAGACTATAGAGATATTGGCGGGTGGCGGGGTGGACAGGGTTATTTTGGGCACAGCGGCAGCAGAGGAGCCGGAGCTGGTAAGGGAGGCCTGCCACCGTTTTGGAGAAGCCATTGTTGTTGGGGTTGACGCCAGAGATGGGTATGTGGCGACCCATGGATGGAAAAAGAAGACTAGGTTTACTGCCGTCGAACTCATTCAAGAGATGACGTTGCTCGGAGCAAAACGCTTTATTTACACCGACATCAGTAGAGATGGTACCCTGAGCCAACCCAACTTTGAAGCTATCGCTGAGTTGCTCAGCATGACG
Proteins encoded:
- a CDS encoding polyprenyl synthetase family protein produces the protein MSLPDSFSRYQDELEAELRAVVDAGRSPLYNIMRYHLGWIDEKGQNRRGAGKMARPTLCLLACEVVGGDWRSALPAAAAVELIHNFSLIHDDIQDRSRERRNRVAVWKLWGEAQGINAGDAMYALAQLALLRLERKSTPLEKIILLSRGLAQASVELCEGQYLDVAYEGRLDTDTEHYLDMIDKKTARLFETSLCFGAILGTDNQAQISALGSFGRNLGMAFQVHNDLQGICGGKGAGRSFYTDIRNRKKTLPIIYALQRVDAGEKERLVELYGRPRIPAKDVPFVMGLLSSTGARGYAEKIKEQYHLQALKDLARAVIPPSFQQQLREVAAFLLQEDQLIETISHEGMRKPSGLAKRG
- the hisA gene encoding 1-(5-phosphoribosyl)-5-[(5-phosphoribosylamino)methylideneamino]imidazole-4-carboxamide isomerase, whose amino-acid sequence is MEVIPAIDLKGGKCVRLYQGDYRQETVFSDDPVGMARHWSSLGALRLHLVDLDGAAKGEPCHTPVISEIAKAIHIPVQVGGGIRRMETIEILAGGGVDRVILGTAAAEEPELVREACHRFGEAIVVGVDARDGYVATHGWKKKTRFTAVELIQEMTLLGAKRFIYTDISRDGTLSQPNFEAIAELLSMTKLPIIASGGIASISHLVRLKQLGAEGAIVGRALYSGDIRLEEALAVLR